TGGTAAAATACAGGCCAACCAAGTTATGTTGATCCTTGATTGACTTGTGATAGAGGAATCTTCAGACAAAAAACTGGGAGGAAAAAGGAAGTGCATACTGAAGTTTCTTTCTGAAGAGGAGCTAGAGCAGTCACAAGCGACTTGGCGTTTGGCCTCTCACGAGGTTCATACTGTAAACAGCGTGAAGCTAATCTCACTATCTCAGTTCCATCATCATTTGAAATATGACCTTCCAAACATGAGTCCACCAGCATCAGAAAGTTTTTGCCACGTATTAGGTCAAGTGCCTACAATTGAAAGGATTATGCACCCGTTTTATTCATGAACTCTTTAATTGTTCTGATCATTTTGAGCAAATCTATCATAGGATGCTACTGTAAACCCAGTAAAATTCAGACACAAGTTACCAAAATTCTACGAATCAAATATTCATTGAACAAAATAACATTgaattaaatcaaagagaaagtaGAAAGCTGGGAGTATACATGACTGGGTGGAATATGCTTGCCACTCAGAAGATCAAGCAAGAGTGTGCCAAAACTGTATATTACACTTTCTCGGGTGATTCTTCCTGCCAAATTTCAAACAACTGTGTTGGCTCGGTTAAGAAATTGAATAAGTCAGAATGCATGaacatatcaaaataaatatgccCCTGTTCTGACTTCCAATAAATAACAAGCTTCACcaattttgaaataaacaatttttttccacAAGTAGAAAAATTGTAAGAACCTAATATGTCTattcattttactttaattGTAAGAGCCAATCTTGAAATAATGCCTATACCAATGAATATGTCTattcattttactttaattgaagacaaaaacaacttttgcTTATGCAAAATGAATGTAGGATAAACTGAAGACATAGATAGTAATACTATATAATTCAACTAGCTAGGGTACAACAATCTAAACTGCTTTTTTATAGCATTGAACACCTCCTTTTAAGACAATCAGAAATGCATATACTACATCTTAAGACAACCAAGAACAAGATCAgcttttgtaagaaaaataaattagtacCTGTCCTCAAATACTCAGGTGGGGTGAAAGCTAAATTTGTACTATAGCTTCTGCCATCTCTGCTGTTTTTCATGAGTCCAAAACAAGAGAGCCTAGGGTTTCCATCCTGTCCACCATTGGATACCATGTAAACAAGGGATAATAAAACATAACGGCATAAGCTGGCCTGGTCATAAAAGCTTAAGTACCTGATCAAACAAAACTCGATAAGCATTAAGATCATGATACAATGCCCTTCCTTTACTGCTGCAGTACTCCAATGCTTGTGCTAAATACAAGGCCACTCTCAGCCTCATTGCCCATTTCATTGGCTGGCTCTCCCCTACCAGATTAGTTCAAAtcgtacaaaaataaaaaatcattggtcGACATGAACTTTAAGATTTCACAAATTACATTAACAAAATGAGgaaagagaaaattaattagatttagTTTATTAAACAAAATGTGGCATcaatccatatccatcattgtCAGCATTCTGTTTACCAGTTGAAGAAATGCATGACGGTGTGTGTAAACTCACAGTGAAAGAGATGTTTGGAGAGAGTTTCATTTGGCATAAACTCAGCAACAAGCAATCTCTCTTCCCCTTCACAGCAACAACCAACCAAGTTAGCCAACCGCTCATTCCTCAGCTGCCCCACTGCCCTTGCTTCCTCCTAAATGTTCAAACCCACAAAAGACATCAAAAACTAACCTTCCACTCACAGTTCACAAACATGCAATGCAAATTTCTTACAATTTGGACTTGGGTCTAAGTGCACGTTTGATTCTCAGGTGCAAAATTACGTTTGAGGCATAAGTATTTTTTTCCAACGGATTTTACTTTTATCCGTTGGATTATTGGAATGCACATAACATTTCCAACTTTAAATCAAACATGCAGTAACTCAACTCGAAAATTGAGGGCTGCCTCGCGTTTATGTACATTATTTGAGCTATATGACTAGTCAATGTGGTGGGATCTTCAAGAAAGTGCAAAGGTAAAGGAAAGGAGCACGAACTAGGAACTGTCGAGGATCAGGCCAAGCAGACTTGTTGAAGCGCTTCACAGCAACCAACCTATCATCTTCAGTCCTTCCTTTGTAGACAACATTGGGAGCCTTCTCACCGTGTTCCGAGACTATGTTGTCGGGTGAAAATGACGATGTGGCACTTCTCAGTTGATCCAAGGTGAACTCGGTGAAGCCAACCCAagactcctccttctcattctctGTACCCAGAAACGAGTCCgtgtttaaaaaacaaaactttaatTCCAAAACACAATGATGAAGTAAaacaataagttttttttttttttttctggtgtGAATAGTGAGATATGAGTTCACCATTATCAGGTAAGTCATGAAGATTGGGTTTGGAGTTGGAGGGGCACCAGCATAGACACAATTTAGAACAACCAGCTCCCATTGATGCAAGTTACTAAAGCAAGACTACAACACTTTTTTCttgtcttctctctctctcttgaagTGTTgttaggaaagaaaaaaagaaggataagGAGGGTGAATGAAAGAATgaggagaaagagagaaagttgAAGGGAGAAAATAATTGTTCTGTTGGATCCAAAGGACATGTGTTTGGTGGCATCAAAATCATTCACCACCTCTCCATCATTTCAtttgatctctctctctctgctttcatttcttctggtttctctGTTGTTATTTGCTTGAGTcaatattgttttcattttaataagCACCGACCGCTGGATGATATATGATTGATTCTGTAACATATGGAAAAAGTTTTAACGGGAGAATTGATTTCACACTGTAACTGTACTGTTATAATGCTATTGTTTTTCATTGAACAAGACTGCTTTCacgtgaataaataaaaatatattattttcattcttgTTATTTTTAGGGGGGGAAATATAGATGGTCTACAATTATGCCAACGTAATAAAAACAACAGAGCCTAAAAAGATACACCTAACAACCTTTTGAGACAATTATCCTTAATGAAATGTTACAAACTTTttccagtaaaaaaaaagtactttaaaaaaatttcttataatttgaagtcttgtaattaaattcttaaacacAAACACAGTTTATATCTCTGTTAATTTATACTGACTGAGTATTGAGACATAGCATACAATGAAGTTGAGAGAaaccttattttcatttgttgTAAGACACATACAGAGGAGGGTGTATTATAATATGTACGCAGGAGGAAACCTTATTCCCATAACTCAAAAGTTCTatacatgttaaattttttaaatttaattaataaaaattcccCCCTAAATCGTCCCAATTTTTGGAGAATAGCTAAAAATGAATTTAGGATAGATTTTAGTCTCTTctacttttctctctttcacttctcagtagattttt
The nucleotide sequence above comes from Glycine soja cultivar W05 chromosome 11, ASM419377v2, whole genome shotgun sequence. Encoded proteins:
- the LOC114376807 gene encoding serine/threonine-protein kinase BSK5-like isoform X2; translated protein: MSGWLTWLVVAVKGKRDCLLLSLCQMKLSPNISFTVSLHTPSCISSTGESQPMKWAMRLRVALYLAQALEYCSSKGRALYHDLNAYRVLFDQDGNPRLSCFGLMKNSRDGRSYSTNLAFTPPEYLRTGRITRESVIYSFGTLLLDLLSGKHIPPSHALDLIRGKNFLMLVDSCLEGHISNDDGTEIVRLASRCLQYEPRERPNAKSLVTALAPLQKETSVPSQVLLGIPDEITPSKEAVPLTPFGEACSRRDLTSIYEILETVGYKDDEDVANELSFQVWTDQIQETLNSKKQGDSAFHARDFSKAIECYTQFIDGGTMVSPTVYARRCFCYLMINMVQEALGDAMQAQSVSPTWPIAFYLQAVALFSLGMDHDAEESLKDATTLETRKHRN
- the LOC114376807 gene encoding serine/threonine-protein kinase BSK5-like isoform X3, with the translated sequence MPNETLSKHLFHWESQPMKWAMRLRVALYLAQALEYCSSKGRALYHDLNAYRVLFDQDGNPRLSCFGLMKNSRDGRSYSTNLAFTPPEYLRTGRITRESVIYSFGTLLLDLLSGKHIPPSHALDLIRGKNFLMLVDSCLEGHISNDDGTEIVRLASRCLQYEPRERPNAKSLVTALAPLQKETSVPSQVLLGIPDEITPSKEAVPLTPFGEACSRRDLTSIYEILETVGYKDDEDVANELSFQVWTDQIQETLNSKKQGDSAFHARDFSKAIECYTQFIDGGTMVSPTVYARRCFCYLMINMVQEALGDAMQAQSVSPTWPIAFYLQAVALFSLGMDHDAEESLKDATTLETRKHRN
- the LOC114376807 gene encoding serine/threonine-protein kinase BSK5-like isoform X1 produces the protein MGAGCSKLCLCWCPSNSKPNLHDLPDNENEKEESWVGFTEFTLDQLRSATSSFSPDNIVSEHGEKAPNVVYKGRTEDDRLVAVKRFNKSAWPDPRQFLEEARAVGQLRNERLANLVGCCCEGEERLLVAEFMPNETLSKHLFHWESQPMKWAMRLRVALYLAQALEYCSSKGRALYHDLNAYRVLFDQDGNPRLSCFGLMKNSRDGRSYSTNLAFTPPEYLRTGRITRESVIYSFGTLLLDLLSGKHIPPSHALDLIRGKNFLMLVDSCLEGHISNDDGTEIVRLASRCLQYEPRERPNAKSLVTALAPLQKETSVPSQVLLGIPDEITPSKEAVPLTPFGEACSRRDLTSIYEILETVGYKDDEDVANELSFQVWTDQIQETLNSKKQGDSAFHARDFSKAIECYTQFIDGGTMVSPTVYARRCFCYLMINMVQEALGDAMQAQSVSPTWPIAFYLQAVALFSLGMDHDAEESLKDATTLETRKHRN